The genomic stretch TACATGTGGCAAAATAAGGGTGGTGATCTTGATTAATGCATGTGGTTAAATAAGGATGGCGCTCTTGATGATGTTTATGTGATGGTTTGAGGATGATTTTTTATGATATTCATGTGATGAAACGGGATAATATATTTTGATCATGTACAATAATGGTAGAATTTTCTCGTAGATTGATTTAAGGCCTTAAGAACGAAAATTCACACAATTCAATCtataattttttgtttttttttaaatcttagaAGCATGGTGCTGCTGCTAAGTATATTCTTCCTCTCGATGGTATGATAAATAAAGACTTCACTCTGCTAACAAGTCAGATTAGCTcctttgcatcatgtcatttggCCTCAACTTTTTTCTATTTGATTTTTTGAGATTACGAGGATAAAGTAATAGCGAACGTGTACATTTTCCCATGACATGCATACCATTTGTGTAGTCCACACCAAACGAGAAATAGCAATGTATAATTacaataatacaaagtaaagcatTTGTTAAACTGAATAATTTGATTAGTCCACAACAAGGCTATCGAACCAAATGTAGTTAGTTGGAAATAATGAAGAGGATTTCTTGTTTGTTCTCTCCAATTCACCTTCAAGTCTATTCATCAATGAGAAATCACTAAAATACGTTTCAACATCTAAAACAGCTATTTGCGGATTATCTTAGTTCCTAGTCCTAAAATGAAATTGAGGCATTACACACCATCCAGCTTTAAGGATTGGTGTCTTCTCTATATGAAGTTCACAGAAGAAAAAAAACTTCTGCTTTGGTCCAAAGATGGAGTAACTAGTCCTCATTATTCATTGTGCTTGCCATACCACTGTCATGCCACTTCGAAAATCCTTCCTCGAGAGCCTGTCGCATCCATGGGTGCCGGCAACATTGAATTGCTTCTGGAATTGTCAGCCAACTTCTTCTGCGAAGCCTCTGTTCGGGCCAGCATTCAAGCTCTTCCTTTACCAAAAGCGCAAACATGGCAGCTCTACACAATCCTTCTGGACTATACTCGTCTTGAAGTGTTTTGCTTTTAAAGAAGTAATACCCCAGAAAGTGCTGCAAAAATACAAATGTATAGAATCTTATGAAT from Nicotiana sylvestris chromosome 12, ASM39365v2, whole genome shotgun sequence encodes the following:
- the LOC104229796 gene encoding nudix hydrolase 16, mitochondrial-like, with translation MSELVARTGRHQQRYEAGYRLIAGCIPFRFRNMEENGGETAGKVVEVLMINSTSGPGLLFPKGGWENDESVEDAAIREAIEEAGVRGDLVHFLGYYFFKSKTLQDEYSPEGLCRAAMFALLVKEELECWPEQRLRRRSWLTIPEAIQCCRHPWMRQALEEGFSKWHDSGMASTMNNED